From Pseudomonadota bacterium, the proteins below share one genomic window:
- a CDS encoding acetate--CoA ligase family protein: MTVSQEAMNALLRPRTIAVVGASTREGAVGRAVMTHGAGPRFTGQLFGIHPTNDTAVGHPCVPRFDDLPQPADCAVMAVGDNRIEAAMTEAAEAGVKAAVLLGRLYEDPPGDPPLRDRVAAIAREAGMAVCGANCMGLFNALDDVWLSMTHLAGNDEPGSVALLSHSGSTWSGVGASQRQAGFAFGVSVGNEVATTMADYIHHLCGEPDVKAIACVMEAVRDPENFIAAVERADDKGLPVVVLKLGRTEKSQAFAFSHSGALSGSDAAYDAVFRRHNLIRVRNLDEMLDTLEMMTCGRAPATCQLGVQTDSGGERQLIVDLAADIGVELAELEAPTRARLEAVLDPGLEPENPVDYWGERGFEVLPQIAPILAEDPQVGAVIIATNMVPDRRILYDSANAMAALHQSSDKPCALLGNLHSTIDRVEAARLRALGVPVLMGTETGLLALRHFFRWHRKRSETKPPPSPGDDVVATWRGRLAKGSVTSEHALAMIAAWGVAIPAMREAVTSDEACAAADDLGYPVVMKTARADIAHKSDVGGVVVGLDDSAAVAEAYRAMSAKLGPAVTLQRQAKGGTEIIVGVVDDPTFGPVMTVGLGGVFVEIFRDTVCFLPPVDAAEARRLLEGLKAYPLLTGARGREPADLDSLADVVARLSGLAADLAGSIAEMDVNPVLVSGGGAVAVDALVLPAGGGDEL; the protein is encoded by the coding sequence ATGACCGTATCACAAGAGGCGATGAACGCCTTGCTTCGCCCACGCACGATCGCCGTGGTGGGCGCTTCGACGCGCGAAGGCGCCGTCGGCCGGGCCGTTATGACCCATGGCGCGGGTCCACGGTTCACCGGCCAGCTCTTCGGCATCCACCCCACCAACGACACCGCCGTCGGGCACCCTTGCGTGCCCCGGTTCGACGATCTGCCGCAGCCCGCCGATTGCGCCGTCATGGCCGTCGGCGACAACCGGATCGAGGCGGCGATGACCGAGGCTGCCGAAGCTGGCGTCAAGGCGGCGGTGCTCTTAGGCCGCCTTTATGAGGACCCGCCCGGTGATCCGCCGCTGAGAGACCGTGTCGCGGCGATCGCACGCGAGGCCGGCATGGCCGTATGCGGCGCCAACTGCATGGGCCTCTTCAACGCCCTCGATGACGTCTGGCTCTCGATGACGCACTTGGCGGGCAATGACGAGCCGGGATCGGTCGCGCTTCTATCCCATAGCGGCTCGACCTGGTCGGGAGTCGGTGCCAGCCAGCGCCAGGCGGGCTTTGCGTTCGGTGTCTCTGTCGGCAACGAGGTCGCGACGACCATGGCCGACTACATCCACCATCTTTGCGGTGAGCCGGACGTCAAAGCGATTGCCTGCGTCATGGAAGCAGTACGCGATCCCGAGAACTTCATCGCGGCGGTCGAGCGGGCCGACGACAAGGGCCTGCCGGTCGTCGTGCTCAAGCTTGGCCGCACGGAGAAGTCCCAGGCGTTCGCGTTTTCCCACAGCGGCGCGCTGTCGGGTTCGGACGCCGCCTATGACGCTGTCTTCCGCCGCCACAATCTGATCCGGGTGCGTAATCTAGACGAGATGCTGGACACACTCGAGATGATGACCTGTGGTCGCGCGCCGGCAACCTGTCAACTGGGCGTTCAAACCGACAGCGGCGGTGAGCGCCAATTGATCGTTGACCTTGCCGCCGATATCGGTGTCGAACTGGCCGAACTCGAGGCGCCGACGCGCGCGCGTTTGGAAGCGGTGCTGGATCCCGGCCTGGAGCCGGAGAACCCGGTCGACTATTGGGGCGAGCGCGGGTTCGAGGTGCTGCCCCAGATCGCGCCGATCCTGGCCGAGGATCCGCAAGTCGGCGCCGTCATCATCGCCACCAACATGGTGCCCGATCGCCGCATTCTCTATGACTCCGCCAACGCGATGGCGGCGCTGCACCAGTCGAGCGACAAGCCGTGCGCGCTGCTCGGCAACCTGCACAGCACGATCGACCGCGTCGAAGCCGCGCGGCTTCGCGCGCTCGGCGTGCCTGTGCTGATGGGCACCGAGACTGGCCTTCTGGCGCTGCGCCATTTCTTCCGGTGGCACCGCAAGCGGTCGGAGACCAAGCCGCCGCCGAGCCCCGGCGATGACGTTGTCGCCACTTGGCGAGGGCGGCTGGCTAAGGGTTCTGTGACCAGTGAGCACGCGCTTGCCATGATCGCGGCGTGGGGCGTCGCCATACCCGCGATGCGCGAGGCCGTGACATCGGACGAGGCGTGTGCGGCAGCCGACGACCTCGGCTACCCCGTCGTCATGAAAACGGCGCGTGCCGACATCGCCCATAAGTCAGATGTCGGCGGCGTCGTGGTCGGCTTGGATGACAGTGCGGCGGTCGCCGAAGCCTATCGAGCCATGAGCGCGAAGCTCGGTCCGGCGGTGACGTTGCAGCGGCAGGCCAAGGGCGGCACGGAGATCATCGTCGGCGTCGTCGACGATCCGACATTCGGTCCGGTGATGACCGTCGGCCTGGGCGGTGTTTTCGTTGAGATCTTTCGCGACACCGTCTGTTTCCTGCCGCCGGTCGATGCGGCCGAAGCGCGTCGTCTTCTGGAGGGGCTCAAGGCCTATCCGTTGCTGACCGGCGCGCGCGGGCGCGAGCCCGCCGACCTCGACAGTCTCGCGGATGTGGTGGCGCGGCTTTCCGGACTTGCCGCTGATCTCGCCGGATCGATCGCGGAGATGGACGTGAACCCGGTTCTGGTGTCCGGTGGTGGTGCGGTGGCGGTTGACGCGCTGGTGTTGCCTGCCGGTGGAGGAGACGAGCTATGA
- a CDS encoding glutathione S-transferase family protein, translated as MTYVLYGHRRSGSLTVEMALAEIGVDYEVRDIDLESNAQRDESYASINPQQKIPALVTPAGETLTESVAILLTLDERHPEAALLPKDETDRALALRWLLFIATEIYPIVEINDYPERFSPTEETAAGVRDIARSIWRRRWLLVENETAGTPYFLQSGFCLTDIYIAVVSRWAQQDSWRVEHLPKIEQLTAAVAARPTTAPVWSRHRPDEIPDRFG; from the coding sequence ATGACGTATGTTTTGTATGGGCACCGACGGTCGGGGTCTCTGACTGTGGAGATGGCGCTAGCGGAAATCGGTGTTGACTATGAGGTTCGCGATATTGATCTCGAGTCTAACGCCCAGCGCGACGAGAGCTATGCGTCCATCAATCCCCAGCAAAAGATCCCTGCCCTCGTCACACCAGCCGGCGAGACGCTGACGGAGTCCGTCGCCATTCTTCTGACGCTTGATGAGCGTCACCCGGAAGCGGCGCTGCTGCCGAAGGACGAAACCGACAGGGCTCTTGCGTTGCGTTGGTTGTTGTTCATTGCGACCGAGATCTACCCGATCGTCGAGATCAATGACTATCCCGAGCGGTTCTCTCCAACCGAGGAAACTGCGGCTGGGGTGCGCGACATCGCGCGCTCCATATGGCGGCGGCGTTGGCTGCTCGTCGAAAACGAGACGGCGGGAACCCCATACTTCCTGCAGTCCGGTTTCTGTCTCACCGACATCTACATTGCGGTCGTTAGCCGCTGGGCGCAGCAAGATAGCTGGCGTGTTGAGCATTTGCCCAAGATTGAGCAGCTCACGGCCGCGGTCGCCGCAAGGCCAACGACGGCGCCTGTATGGTCCCGGCATCGACCGGATGAGATACCGGATCGCTTCGGCTAG
- the rsmI gene encoding 16S rRNA (cytidine(1402)-2'-O)-methyltransferase, which produces MTGTLFLIGTPIGNLDDISQRVLTTLGDLDALACEDTRRTRKIYEHFQLSSPKTIFACHDHNEELAVKRIAGLLRDGRKVGLVTDAGMPGISDPGFRAVQMALEDDHAIEVIPGPSAVETALAVSGLSAASFTFKGFPPKKSGKRRNFLAADAAMPHTIVLFESPHRTGGLLVDALAALGDRRAAVCIELTKMFEEVARGWISELAERFAEETPRGEVTIVIAGNNPKFIRPEPETA; this is translated from the coding sequence ATGACCGGCACGCTTTTTTTGATCGGCACGCCGATCGGCAATCTCGACGATATCAGCCAGCGCGTCTTGACGACGCTGGGTGATCTCGATGCGTTAGCGTGCGAAGACACAAGGCGCACCCGCAAGATCTATGAGCACTTCCAGCTCTCAAGTCCCAAGACGATCTTCGCCTGCCACGACCACAACGAGGAGCTGGCGGTCAAACGCATCGCCGGGCTGTTGCGCGACGGGCGCAAGGTCGGCCTTGTGACCGACGCCGGCATGCCCGGCATCAGCGACCCCGGTTTCCGCGCGGTGCAGATGGCGCTGGAGGACGACCACGCCATCGAGGTCATACCCGGACCGAGCGCGGTCGAGACTGCGCTTGCTGTTTCAGGCCTCTCGGCCGCCAGCTTCACGTTCAAGGGTTTCCCACCGAAGAAGTCAGGCAAGCGGCGTAACTTCCTGGCCGCCGACGCGGCCATGCCGCACACCATCGTCCTGTTTGAATCGCCGCACCGCACCGGCGGGCTCCTGGTCGACGCGCTCGCCGCGCTGGGCGACCGGCGGGCTGCCGTCTGCATCGAGCTCACCAAGATGTTCGAGGAGGTCGCGCGCGGCTGGATCTCCGAGCTCGCCGAACGGTTTGCCGAGGAGACGCCGCGAGGCGAAGTCACGATCGTCATCGCCGGTAACAACCCGAAGTTCATACGGCCTGAGCCCGAGACCGCATGA
- the wrbA gene encoding NAD(P)H:quinone oxidoreductase has protein sequence MTKVLVLYYSTYGHVETMAGAVADGVRDVDGVEVTIKRVPELMPEDVAVKAGAKLDQSAPLADPKELADYDAIIFGTPTRFGNMAAQMRNFLDQTGGLWMADKLVGKVGSVFVSTGTQHGGQETTITSFHTTLFHLGMVVVGVPYAEKRLLDMDEITGGSPYGASTLAAGDGSRQPSDSELAIARYQGRHVAEIAHKLAA, from the coding sequence ATGACCAAAGTTCTGGTGCTCTACTACAGCACGTATGGCCACGTCGAAACCATGGCCGGCGCGGTCGCCGACGGCGTGCGCGATGTCGACGGGGTCGAGGTAACGATCAAGCGGGTGCCGGAGTTGATGCCCGAAGACGTTGCCGTCAAGGCAGGCGCCAAGCTCGACCAGAGCGCCCCCCTCGCCGACCCGAAGGAACTCGCCGATTACGACGCCATTATCTTTGGTACACCGACCCGCTTCGGCAACATGGCGGCCCAGATGCGTAACTTCCTGGACCAGACCGGCGGTTTGTGGATGGCCGACAAGCTGGTCGGCAAGGTCGGCAGCGTCTTTGTCTCGACCGGCACCCAACATGGCGGTCAGGAAACCACCATCACCTCGTTCCACACCACGCTGTTTCATCTGGGCATGGTGGTTGTCGGCGTGCCCTATGCCGAGAAACGGCTGCTGGATATGGACGAGATTACCGGCGGTTCGCCCTATGGCGCGTCGACCCTTGCCGCCGGAGACGGCAGCCGCCAACCGAGCGACAGTGAACTTGCCATCGCGCGATACCAGGGCCGGCATGTCGCAGAAATCGCTCACAAACTTGCGGCCTAG
- a CDS encoding DNA starvation/stationary phase protection protein, with translation MSTTSAISNDASRRVAHELGRVLADTYTLMLKTQGFHWNVTGPQFNSLHEMFGLQYQELFLAADEVAERIRALGEPAPASYRAYATLRSIDENDEPMDAPTMVATLAADHEALSRSAGKARAAAEDAGDEVSVDMMVARMTQHDKTAWMLRANAA, from the coding sequence ATGTCCACGACAAGCGCCATTTCCAACGACGCTAGCCGGCGTGTCGCCCACGAGCTCGGCCGCGTCCTGGCCGATACCTACACGTTGATGCTGAAGACCCAAGGTTTCCACTGGAACGTGACGGGCCCGCAGTTCAACAGCCTGCATGAGATGTTCGGCTTGCAGTATCAGGAGCTGTTCCTGGCCGCCGACGAAGTCGCCGAGCGCATTCGCGCCCTTGGCGAGCCCGCGCCGGCGAGCTATCGCGCCTACGCGACGCTGCGCTCGATCGACGAGAACGACGAGCCGATGGACGCCCCGACCATGGTCGCGACACTGGCAGCCGATCACGAGGCGCTGTCACGCTCCGCCGGCAAAGCACGCGCCGCGGCCGAGGATGCCGGCGACGAGGTCAGCGTCGACATGATGGTCGCGCGCATGACCCAGCACGACAAGACGGCCTGGATGCTGAGGGCTAACGCGGCCTGA
- a CDS encoding glutathione S-transferase family protein: MGLLIDGAWHDKWYDTDESAGRFERQEAGFRDWVSADGTSGFKAEAGRYHLYVSLACPWAHRTLIVRKLKGLEDMITVSVVDPRMGSEGWVFGDFPGATDDPVNGARHLHEVYTKARPGMTGRVTVPILWDKQTGTIVSNESSEIIRMLNGAFDGLGADTSIDLWPSDLREAIEAVNQPIYDNINNGVYRVGFATTQDAYEEAFEDLFRTLDWVEDRLSKQRYLIGDRLTEADWRLFTTLIRFDPVYHGHFKCNRQRLNTLPSIWNYMLELYQVPGVAETVNMDHIKVHYYWSHTTINPTRVVPAGPAIDYTMAHNREQLSAA, translated from the coding sequence GTGGGACTGCTGATTGACGGTGCCTGGCATGACAAGTGGTATGACACCGACGAAAGCGCGGGCCGCTTCGAACGCCAGGAAGCCGGTTTTCGAGATTGGGTGAGCGCCGACGGCACAAGCGGCTTCAAGGCCGAGGCCGGCCGATACCATCTCTATGTCTCCCTCGCCTGTCCGTGGGCCCACCGGACCCTGATCGTGCGTAAGCTCAAGGGGCTGGAAGACATGATCACCGTCTCCGTGGTCGATCCCAGGATGGGCAGCGAGGGATGGGTCTTCGGCGACTTTCCTGGCGCCACCGATGACCCGGTCAATGGCGCCCGTCATCTGCACGAGGTCTACACCAAAGCCCGACCCGGTATGACCGGCCGCGTCACCGTGCCAATCCTATGGGACAAGCAGACCGGCACGATCGTCAGCAACGAGTCCTCGGAAATCATCCGCATGCTGAACGGCGCGTTCGACGGCCTGGGTGCGGACACGAGTATCGACCTTTGGCCGAGCGACCTGCGCGAGGCGATTGAGGCGGTCAACCAGCCGATCTACGACAACATCAACAATGGGGTCTACCGGGTGGGGTTCGCGACGACCCAAGACGCCTATGAGGAGGCCTTTGAGGACCTGTTTCGCACGCTCGACTGGGTCGAGGACCGGTTATCGAAGCAGCGCTATCTGATTGGCGACCGACTGACCGAAGCGGACTGGCGTCTGTTCACTACCCTCATCCGCTTCGATCCGGTCTACCACGGCCACTTCAAGTGCAACCGCCAGCGGCTTAACACGCTGCCGAGCATCTGGAACTACATGCTGGAACTCTATCAGGTGCCGGGCGTCGCCGAGACCGTCAACATGGATCACATCAAAGTCCACTACTATTGGAGCCACACGACGATCAACCCGACCCGTGTCGTCCCGGCAGGACCGGCGATCGATTACACGATGGCTCATAATCGAGAGCAGCTCTCCGCGGCTTAG
- a CDS encoding glutamine amidotransferase, protein MEKTKVICVVHGDYSRTGRIGDNIRAKGFEEVRYCLPTGDELPTDFDGVAGAIVFGGPMSANDDDKLDFIAKELRWIDKLTAADVPFLGVCLGAQMLARVLGAEVKPHDEGWHEIGFCKIAPTEAGRDVIGDLRYVYHWHGEGFDMPAGAEHLAVGASGHFPNQAYRIGERIYGVQFHPECTLEMIEMWTKEGAENLSEPGAQQPHEQIAGAKRYDHLVDAWVPGFLDTWLGLESREFEVRSAAS, encoded by the coding sequence ATGGAAAAAACCAAGGTCATCTGCGTCGTTCACGGCGACTACTCGAGAACCGGGCGTATTGGCGACAACATCCGCGCCAAGGGGTTTGAGGAGGTCCGCTACTGCCTGCCGACCGGCGACGAGCTGCCGACCGATTTTGACGGTGTCGCCGGCGCGATCGTCTTCGGTGGCCCGATGAGCGCCAATGACGACGACAAGCTGGACTTTATCGCCAAGGAACTGCGCTGGATCGACAAGCTGACGGCCGCCGACGTGCCGTTCCTGGGTGTCTGTCTGGGCGCGCAGATGCTGGCGCGGGTCCTGGGCGCGGAGGTCAAACCCCATGACGAGGGCTGGCACGAGATCGGCTTTTGCAAGATCGCGCCGACCGAGGCCGGGCGCGATGTCATCGGCGACCTGCGCTATGTCTACCATTGGCATGGCGAGGGCTTTGACATGCCGGCGGGCGCCGAACACTTGGCGGTGGGCGCAAGCGGCCACTTCCCGAACCAGGCCTACCGTATTGGCGAGCGGATCTACGGTGTCCAGTTTCATCCCGAATGCACCCTCGAGATGATCGAGATGTGGACCAAGGAGGGGGCGGAAAACCTGTCCGAACCCGGCGCGCAGCAGCCCCATGAGCAGATCGCCGGCGCCAAACGATACGACCACCTGGTCGATGCCTGGGTGCCCGGTTTTTTGGACACGTGGCTCGGACTTGAAAGCCGTGAGTTTGAGGTGCGCTCAGCCGCCTCCTGA
- a CDS encoding DsbA family protein, translating to MTVTVDFYYGLSSRYSYLAATQIEALEADYDIDIVWHPIKSSALMDAREQNPFTGPPASGQYDWDYRQRDAEEWAALYGVPFVEPVGRLSFDRDLPSLACLAARRLGAVVEYSHEVFRLMFVRLGDEVVRDDYVRAADDIGLDNEAFVAAFDSDAVKQEHQEEIKTAKVNGVFGVPTFLIGGRLIWGNDRLPLVRGVLEGRI from the coding sequence ATGACGGTGACCGTCGACTTCTACTATGGGCTTTCCAGCCGGTACTCCTACCTGGCCGCGACCCAGATCGAGGCGCTTGAGGCCGACTACGATATCGACATCGTTTGGCACCCGATCAAGAGCAGCGCCCTGATGGACGCGCGCGAGCAGAATCCATTCACCGGCCCACCCGCGTCGGGCCAGTATGACTGGGATTACCGCCAGCGCGATGCCGAGGAATGGGCCGCGCTTTACGGCGTGCCCTTCGTCGAGCCGGTCGGCCGTCTGAGCTTCGACCGGGATCTGCCGAGCCTCGCGTGCTTGGCGGCGCGGCGGTTGGGTGCGGTGGTGGAGTACAGCCACGAGGTTTTTCGCCTGATGTTTGTCAGGCTCGGCGACGAGGTCGTCCGCGACGACTACGTGAGAGCGGCCGATGACATCGGGCTCGACAACGAGGCCTTCGTGGCGGCCTTCGACAGCGACGCGGTCAAGCAAGAGCACCAGGAGGAGATCAAAACGGCCAAGGTAAACGGCGTGTTCGGCGTACCGACGTTCCTGATCGGTGGCCGTCTCATCTGGGGCAATGACCGCCTGCCGCTGGTTCGCGGCGTTCTGGAGGGACGTATCTAG
- a CDS encoding DUF1127 domain-containing protein, with protein sequence MATMFDNLRRGWRIRSTRRELSRLTDAQLHDIGIHRGQISSFARDTKFNSN encoded by the coding sequence ATGGCTACCATGTTTGACAACCTGCGCCGTGGCTGGCGCATTCGGTCGACCCGCCGCGAGCTTTCCCGGCTCACCGATGCACAGCTCCACGACATCGGTATTCATCGCGGTCAGATTTCCAGTTTCGCTCGCGACACCAAATTCAACAGCAACTGA
- a CDS encoding tRNA guanosine(34) transglycosylase Tgt, protein MKTLQTRRGALKLPAFLPDGTRAVVRGLDGDDLTACGIDAIMVNALHLSTNPGTSTVEAVGGIHRFMDWDGIVASDSGGFQAWSLAHANAKLGSVTDKGFVYRHEKKGAKNLLTPEKCIRHQIELGTDIVFCLDQCTHPDDSPEVQKASVARTLTWAKRCRDEFTARVGEPGGPVNDRPLLFAVVQGGNDPDLRKRCANELAEMGFDGFGFGGWPIAEDGGLTDMVARVAELLPPEVPKHALGIGKPDNLVAAWRAGYQLFDCAIATRDARRRRLYVTSDLDTIYLNKKDFYSFLYVEDEEHARDDTALDPTLDSGGPSRAYLHHLFKIKDSAAERLATKQNLRFYAAMIERLRQTASNP, encoded by the coding sequence ATGAAGACGCTTCAGACGCGACGTGGCGCGCTCAAGCTGCCGGCATTTCTGCCCGACGGCACGCGCGCGGTGGTGCGCGGTCTGGACGGCGATGATCTGACCGCCTGCGGCATCGACGCGATCATGGTGAACGCCCTGCACCTCTCCACCAATCCCGGCACCTCGACGGTGGAGGCGGTTGGCGGCATTCACCGCTTTATGGATTGGGACGGCATCGTCGCGTCGGACTCCGGCGGTTTCCAAGCGTGGTCGCTCGCCCACGCCAACGCGAAGCTGGGCAGCGTGACCGACAAAGGCTTCGTCTACCGCCACGAAAAAAAGGGTGCGAAGAACCTGCTGACGCCGGAGAAGTGCATCCGCCATCAGATCGAACTGGGCACCGACATCGTCTTCTGCCTCGACCAATGCACCCATCCCGACGACAGCCCGGAGGTGCAGAAGGCCAGCGTCGCGCGCACGCTTACCTGGGCCAAACGCTGCCGCGACGAGTTCACCGCACGCGTCGGCGAACCCGGCGGTCCGGTCAACGACCGGCCCCTGCTGTTCGCTGTCGTCCAGGGCGGCAACGATCCGGACCTGCGCAAACGCTGCGCAAACGAGCTGGCGGAGATGGGCTTCGACGGTTTCGGTTTCGGCGGCTGGCCGATCGCCGAGGACGGCGGGTTGACCGACATGGTTGCCCGTGTCGCGGAGCTGCTGCCGCCCGAGGTACCCAAGCATGCGCTGGGCATCGGAAAACCCGACAACCTGGTAGCCGCGTGGCGGGCGGGCTATCAGCTCTTCGACTGCGCCATCGCAACCAGAGACGCCCGCCGGCGCCGCCTCTATGTGACTTCAGACTTAGATACTATCTATTTGAACAAAAAGGATTTTTACTCGTTTCTTTACGTGGAAGATGAAGAGCATGCCCGCGATGACACGGCGCTTGATCCCACCCTTGATTCGGGCGGCCCCTCACGCGCCTATCTCCATCACCTGTTCAAGATCAAGGATAGCGCGGCAGAGCGATTGGCGACCAAGCAGAACCTCCGTTTTTATGCGGCCATGATTGAACGTTTGCGCCAAACGGCGTCCAATCCATGA
- a CDS encoding enoyl-CoA hydratase/isomerase family protein — protein sequence MSYEAISVEREGAVGILTFEREKVLNAFNHTLIEETNGAMAAFTADDAVRAILVKGAGRAFSAGFDLAASTGRKLETPAAWEDVLRFDLDFIMQFWDCPKPTVSAVHGYCLAGAFELALACDVTVAAESTRFGEPEVRFSSGIVAMLMPWMTGPKQAKELLLTGNDKITAQQAYDFGLVNRVVPDGEEVAAAMAMAEDMAAAAAHSVRMTKRAINRTYDMMGMRDALQMALDMDVLIESTMTDEKAEFKRIREEEGLKAALAWRDAKFRR from the coding sequence ATGAGCTATGAAGCGATTTCCGTCGAACGTGAGGGCGCGGTCGGCATCCTGACCTTCGAGCGAGAGAAGGTGTTGAACGCGTTCAACCACACCCTGATCGAGGAGACCAACGGCGCCATGGCGGCGTTCACCGCCGATGACGCGGTGCGGGCGATCCTGGTCAAGGGTGCGGGCCGCGCGTTTTCCGCCGGCTTCGATCTCGCCGCCTCGACGGGACGTAAACTGGAGACGCCGGCAGCGTGGGAAGACGTGCTGCGCTTCGATCTGGATTTCATTATGCAGTTCTGGGATTGCCCCAAGCCGACCGTCTCGGCGGTGCACGGCTATTGCCTGGCGGGCGCGTTCGAGCTGGCGCTTGCCTGCGACGTGACAGTCGCCGCCGAGAGCACCCGCTTTGGCGAGCCGGAGGTGCGCTTTAGCTCCGGCATCGTCGCCATGCTGATGCCGTGGATGACCGGTCCGAAACAGGCCAAGGAGCTGCTGCTGACCGGCAACGACAAGATCACCGCCCAGCAGGCCTATGACTTCGGCCTGGTCAACCGCGTCGTGCCCGATGGCGAGGAGGTCGCCGCGGCGATGGCGATGGCCGAGGACATGGCCGCTGCCGCCGCCCATTCGGTTCGGATGACCAAACGGGCGATCAACCGGACCTACGATATGATGGGCATGCGAGACGCACTGCAGATGGCGCTCGACATGGATGTCCTGATCGAGTCGACCATGACCGACGAAAAGGCCGAGTTCAAACGCATCCGCGAGGAAGAGGGCTTGAAGGCGGCCCTGGCCTGGCGCGACGCCAAATTCAGGCGCTAG